Proteins encoded in a region of the Paenibacillus sp. E222 genome:
- a CDS encoding aminoglycoside phosphotransferase family protein: protein MRLTLESIRWVELSEEIRCLLEKPYKMLPLSPGLEADVVKIECVDHSYVLKIWNKDSKPNICNQYELLSQLYESGIQVSQPYGWGVDVNSNQVLLTSYDGEPIAKLSKIKLEQLAQKLIQVHGYDVKDTGNAAANYIPQYDFVGYFFPSIELHEDMHQILTTLLQRTELRQDHLIHGDYNLGNVLEAGDQYTIIDWTNGQRGDPRYDMAWSIFLMTVYTGERNGKMYSALFKSLTEYTPDDAEIFEAMACLRWILLKRVSNVPMGPGVMQRIKKIIGNNSYLNDELL, encoded by the coding sequence ATGAGGTTAACGCTGGAAAGTATCCGCTGGGTCGAGTTGAGCGAAGAAATTCGCTGCCTGCTTGAAAAACCATACAAGATGCTTCCCCTCTCACCAGGCTTGGAAGCGGACGTTGTGAAGATAGAATGCGTTGATCACTCTTATGTGTTAAAGATATGGAACAAGGACTCCAAACCCAATATTTGCAACCAGTATGAACTATTATCTCAACTATACGAGAGTGGAATACAAGTCTCCCAACCCTACGGTTGGGGCGTGGATGTGAATTCTAATCAAGTCCTGTTGACAAGTTATGACGGGGAGCCTATAGCCAAGTTAAGCAAAATCAAGCTGGAGCAATTGGCTCAAAAGTTAATTCAGGTCCATGGTTATGATGTAAAGGATACAGGTAACGCGGCTGCAAATTACATACCACAATATGATTTCGTTGGATATTTTTTTCCCTCCATTGAACTGCATGAGGATATGCATCAGATTCTGACGACCCTTCTTCAACGGACTGAGTTGAGGCAAGATCATTTGATCCATGGTGATTATAACCTGGGAAATGTTCTGGAGGCAGGTGATCAATATACGATCATCGATTGGACAAATGGGCAGCGCGGTGATCCGAGGTACGATATGGCGTGGTCCATTTTTTTGATGACTGTTTATACAGGGGAACGAAACGGTAAGATGTACAGTGCTCTATTCAAGAGTCTGACAGAATACACACCAGACGATGCGGAGATTTTTGAAGCGATGGCTTGTTTGCGCTGGATTCTATTAAAGCGAGTGTCTAATGTTCCTATGGGCCCGGGTGTGATGCAGCGGATTAAAAAGATTATTGGCAATAATTCATATTTAAATGATGAACTGCTGTAG
- the sdaAA gene encoding L-serine ammonia-lyase, iron-sulfur-dependent, subunit alpha yields MNFRTLKQLAELAESRELSLGQLMLEEQCQESGEDMGVVFEQMQEYYTIMKSAVHQGLHTDTTSKSGLTGGDARKLMTYRSDGQSLLGDHASLSMSYALAVSEVNASMGRIIATPTAGSCGIIPGVFISSQERFGWTDEQMVYGLFAAGAIGYVIANNSFISGAEGGCQAEVGSAIGMAAGALVDIRGGSPSQAIHAVGLALKNTLGLICDPVAGLVEIPCIVRNGFGAITALGAADMALAGVRSIIPSDEVVQVMLEVGSAMPESLRETAGGGLAQTPTGRKITRDLQHK; encoded by the coding sequence ATGAACTTCCGAACGTTAAAACAACTTGCCGAATTGGCAGAGAGCCGCGAGCTTTCCCTCGGCCAGCTTATGCTGGAGGAACAGTGTCAGGAGTCGGGCGAAGATATGGGCGTCGTGTTCGAGCAGATGCAGGAATACTATACTATTATGAAAAGCGCCGTCCATCAGGGGCTGCACACCGATACGACATCCAAAAGTGGACTCACCGGAGGCGATGCCCGGAAGTTGATGACATACCGTTCGGATGGACAGTCCTTGCTTGGTGATCATGCCAGCCTATCCATGAGTTACGCGCTGGCGGTGTCGGAGGTAAATGCTTCGATGGGACGGATCATAGCTACACCGACAGCGGGCTCCTGCGGTATTATCCCCGGCGTATTCATCAGCAGTCAGGAACGCTTCGGCTGGACGGATGAGCAGATGGTCTATGGTTTGTTTGCAGCCGGAGCGATCGGTTACGTCATAGCCAACAATTCGTTTATTTCCGGTGCGGAAGGGGGTTGTCAGGCCGAAGTGGGATCTGCGATAGGCATGGCAGCCGGGGCCTTGGTGGATATTCGGGGTGGCTCCCCTTCCCAAGCGATCCATGCCGTGGGGCTAGCCCTGAAAAATACGCTTGGCCTGATCTGTGACCCGGTAGCGGGACTTGTCGAGATTCCATGTATCGTTCGCAACGGCTTCGGCGCAATTACCGCTCTGGGAGCAGCAGATATGGCTCTTGCCGGAGTCCGCAGTATTATTCCTTCGGATGAAGTCGTTCAAGTCATGCTGGAAGTTGGATCGGCGATGCCGGAATCCTTACGAGAAACGGCAGGTGGCGGTCTCGCCCAAACCCCGACAGGACGCAAAATTACTAGAGATTTGCAGCATAAATAA
- the sdaAB gene encoding L-serine ammonia-lyase, iron-sulfur-dependent subunit beta, producing the protein MRFKDVFSIIGPAMVGPSSSHTAGAARIGRTARQLFGECPSHAEIIMFGSFAATYKGHGTDTAIVGGLLDMDTDDPGLPEAFAHAETAGMEIIIRPGKGLYPHPNTAELVLTNAAGERTLDIVGTSIGGGNIEIVRINGYNLKLTALYPTLIIRHSDEPGVIAVVTRLLVDNHINIGHMSVDRKNRRGEAMMVMECDGRIDPAVIKGIESIPEVQEVNLLCL; encoded by the coding sequence GTGAGGTTCAAAGACGTTTTTTCCATTATCGGTCCAGCCATGGTTGGACCTTCAAGCTCCCACACCGCAGGAGCAGCTCGCATCGGACGCACGGCGCGACAATTATTCGGAGAATGTCCCTCCCATGCGGAGATTATCATGTTCGGTTCCTTTGCCGCTACCTATAAAGGACATGGAACAGACACCGCGATTGTTGGCGGCCTTCTCGATATGGACACCGATGATCCCGGATTGCCTGAAGCATTCGCTCACGCAGAAACCGCTGGGATGGAAATCATCATTCGTCCGGGTAAAGGTCTGTATCCACATCCGAACACAGCCGAGCTTGTTCTGACTAATGCCGCAGGAGAACGCACATTGGATATCGTAGGTACCTCCATTGGTGGAGGAAATATTGAGATTGTGCGCATCAACGGGTACAACCTGAAGCTGACTGCCCTCTATCCCACACTCATCATTCGTCACAGCGACGAGCCGGGTGTAATTGCAGTCGTCACAAGATTACTGGTGGACAATCACATCAATATTGGTCATATGTCGGTTGATCGAAAAAACCGGCGCGGCGAAGCGATGATGGTAATGGAGTGTGATGGCAGAATAGATCCTGCCGTGATCAAGGGGATTGAGTCCATCCCTGAAGTACAGGAGGTTAACCTGCTCTGTCTGTAG
- a CDS encoding M20 family metallopeptidase, giving the protein MTTTLNLTQYISNVIEGKSALFTDASDRIWEFAETRFDEFQSAELLMELLESEGFTIERGVAGLETGFIASYGTGLPVIALLGEYDALADLSQEAGISTYHPVQPRGNGHGCGHNLLGIGALAAAVAVKDYLVEHPETKGTIRFYGCPAEESGYGKTYLAREGYFKDVDAALSWHPHSLNAVMHGSSNAVIHGTFTFKGISAHAAAAPHLGRSALDAVELMNIGSNYMREHMIDQARIHYAITNSGGFAPNVVQAEAEVTYLVRAPKTAQVRSLFERLVKVAEGAALMTETAMDFKYEGACANLIPNSTLEKVMHRHLVACGAPEYEEKEYIYAKAIYDTLPLQNQQEAGAMVGPELAPLLAERPLPNFIAPYSDEKETFMGGSTDVADVSWNVPTAQCITSTMAFGTPLHAWQTVAQGKSTYAHKGMLLAAKAMAATAIESILHPEIVKEAKQELQDRLGGEVYDCLVPTDVHPPQRGE; this is encoded by the coding sequence ATGACTACAACCCTAAATTTAACCCAATATATATCCAATGTTATTGAAGGAAAAAGTGCACTGTTTACCGATGCCAGTGATCGTATCTGGGAATTCGCAGAGACACGTTTCGATGAGTTTCAATCGGCAGAACTGCTTATGGAGCTATTGGAATCCGAAGGTTTCACGATTGAGCGTGGGGTAGCCGGTCTAGAGACTGGATTTATCGCCTCCTATGGTACAGGCCTGCCTGTTATTGCTCTATTAGGTGAATATGATGCACTGGCCGACCTTAGCCAGGAAGCTGGAATCAGTACCTATCATCCGGTTCAGCCCCGCGGAAATGGTCATGGCTGCGGGCACAATCTGCTCGGGATTGGTGCTTTGGCTGCGGCGGTGGCGGTCAAGGATTATCTAGTTGAGCACCCGGAGACAAAAGGAACGATTCGTTTTTACGGTTGTCCTGCAGAGGAAAGCGGATATGGCAAAACGTATCTGGCTCGCGAAGGTTATTTCAAAGATGTGGATGCAGCACTCTCGTGGCACCCTCATTCCTTGAATGCAGTGATGCACGGAAGCTCCAATGCCGTCATTCACGGAACGTTCACCTTCAAAGGCATTAGTGCTCATGCCGCCGCGGCTCCTCATCTGGGACGAAGTGCTCTTGATGCTGTGGAACTGATGAACATTGGTTCAAATTATATGCGGGAGCACATGATTGATCAGGCGAGAATCCATTACGCGATTACCAATTCAGGCGGTTTTGCCCCTAATGTCGTTCAGGCTGAAGCGGAGGTCACCTATCTTGTTCGTGCTCCCAAAACTGCACAGGTCCGCAGTTTGTTTGAACGTCTGGTGAAAGTGGCCGAAGGGGCCGCCCTGATGACAGAAACAGCAATGGACTTTAAATATGAAGGGGCATGCGCCAATCTGATTCCGAATAGTACGCTTGAGAAAGTAATGCATCGGCATCTCGTTGCCTGCGGCGCACCCGAATATGAAGAGAAAGAATACATCTATGCCAAAGCCATCTATGACACGCTGCCCCTGCAAAATCAGCAGGAAGCCGGAGCAATGGTGGGACCTGAGCTTGCCCCTCTTCTGGCTGAGCGGCCACTGCCTAACTTTATCGCTCCCTATTCAGATGAAAAGGAGACATTCATGGGTGGCTCAACAGATGTAGCGGATGTAAGCTGGAATGTACCGACTGCGCAGTGCATCACGTCCACGATGGCCTTTGGCACGCCGCTACACGCCTGGCAGACCGTAGCTCAAGGTAAGAGCACTTATGCACATAAAGGTATGCTTCTAGCGGCGAAAGCAATGGCAGCTACGGCCATCGAATCCATTCTTCACCCGGAGATCGTGAAAGAGGCGAAACAGGAGTTGCAGGACAGACTCGGTGGTGAAGTCTACGACTGTCTTGTTCCGACAGATGTACATCCTCCGCAGCGAGGAGAATGA
- a CDS encoding MFS transporter yields MSKIMQSKHFKYIVLVLLFLGWCLGNLDRFVINYAIVGITQDLGLSASAQGVILSSFFLGYAIMQIPGGALADRFGYRKVILVSLFSWSVFTILTGSAWSLFSLIFVRFLFGIGEGSFFPSGSKAIATNFPVNQRSGAMSIMLASGAIMGVVTPLVTGPALVSIGWRNLFYIIGAVGIFITALMFFLLKEPAVKSKLADGTSGQQPKMSLKAVLKTPMIWNLFISYFSIYAVNWGLQSWMPTYMVNVRGLDMTQMGVLAAIPALVSIFTMLLSGYVLDRIPAGKDRIIASVFGVLVAVFLYLMSHSGTITTFITYMTIVTVMAGFISTLIISKSLKTMPESVVATANGFINTGAQLAGFLTPMLIGFLVQASGGSYATAFIMLIGFALICSITLMFSRRTNSDQDTTPEVQATAV; encoded by the coding sequence ATGTCCAAAATCATGCAAAGCAAACACTTCAAGTACATTGTTCTCGTTCTCTTGTTTCTTGGCTGGTGCCTCGGCAATCTGGATCGTTTCGTGATTAACTATGCCATCGTTGGTATTACGCAAGACCTGGGGCTGAGCGCTTCTGCACAAGGGGTCATCCTTAGTAGCTTTTTTCTCGGGTATGCCATCATGCAAATTCCAGGCGGAGCACTTGCTGACCGTTTTGGCTATCGGAAAGTCATTCTCGTCTCCCTGTTCTCCTGGTCTGTGTTCACCATTCTGACCGGCTCCGCCTGGTCCTTGTTCTCTCTCATCTTTGTACGTTTTCTCTTTGGTATTGGCGAAGGCAGCTTCTTTCCATCCGGCTCCAAAGCCATCGCGACCAACTTTCCCGTCAATCAAAGGAGTGGAGCCATGTCCATCATGCTGGCATCCGGAGCCATTATGGGCGTAGTCACTCCACTTGTTACCGGGCCCGCGCTTGTCTCTATTGGCTGGCGAAACTTGTTCTATATCATTGGTGCTGTGGGCATTTTCATTACAGCTCTGATGTTCTTCCTGTTAAAAGAGCCTGCTGTCAAATCCAAGCTTGCGGATGGAACCTCAGGCCAACAACCTAAAATGTCGCTAAAAGCCGTCCTAAAAACGCCCATGATCTGGAATCTGTTCATCAGCTATTTCAGTATCTATGCGGTGAACTGGGGACTTCAATCCTGGATGCCGACCTATATGGTCAATGTCAGAGGCCTGGATATGACGCAGATGGGCGTGCTCGCCGCCATTCCGGCTTTGGTCAGCATTTTCACCATGCTCCTCAGTGGATACGTGCTTGACCGAATTCCGGCAGGCAAAGATCGCATCATTGCTTCCGTATTCGGTGTACTGGTTGCGGTGTTCCTTTATCTCATGAGTCATTCCGGTACGATTACAACCTTCATTACGTACATGACCATCGTCACAGTTATGGCTGGATTCATCTCCACACTGATCATTTCGAAGTCGCTCAAAACGATGCCCGAATCCGTGGTCGCTACCGCCAATGGATTCATTAACACAGGTGCTCAGCTTGCAGGTTTTCTGACCCCCATGTTGATCGGATTTCTGGTTCAGGCTTCCGGAGGATCTTATGCTACAGCCTTCATCATGCTGATTGGCTTTGCCTTGATCTGTTCCATCACCCTGATGTTCTCCCGTCGTACTAATTCGGATCAAGATACCACGCCAGAGGTGCAGGCCACAGCCGTTTAG
- a CDS encoding helix-turn-helix domain-containing protein: MLNGILHEILRERLGDCDYEVWSSSNWADWVLIEVVGSRESTPPRFTEILPLQHPKVDQESKDCMLVFLPYNNNICVAIRLFKSWEYSAEDLVTLSSLLYPYYSEAVASKHERALNEIMNSIRDVTQLLDLNELLGRILVSALSVIPYECIGVLWRYDPAIDALTVKARAGEMGEGMLRMKLKPGEGIIGSTFKRGTPKLYNSLSNVEDDFGNMTLENKYHLNSAYDFHNIGSIISVPIKVEGQPDCVLIVYQKGKVPIFTESDVRLLQSFADQVSIAITNAKLYESLSRQNETLIKRDEIHSSLMRLSLQNKGAVSIVSELTRVIGVALTFVDFIDNEWTPKRGKVIHGWSVEKLRSLYESLQHPDYLTWIKGEGEQAHQYLYPIASTNQCLGYLIIQMNTLLEPLQLVALEQGSSILALELMRKQSLAEFYFKKTQQLFNDLRLSQASEDYWNKSGEIGIGPSTSIVVGLMEFADQVNPSTLSVLSVQLISYLREKMPAGTLPIAFGNERRVTVLLMINESNKPGMLEQQFSSLLPGWESRNHVKLFGGLSSVRSGVDAINTGYQEADKALAYQKTRGEKGMIRYTDIGVNRLFIRQSAEDLSAFIAEVFEPLRPAKGQAGGLEETLMTYMACGGSAVQAATALHIHINTLYQRIHKIEEILGMSLNNQEHMLHLQLACYLRQTYRT, translated from the coding sequence ATGTTGAATGGAATCTTACATGAAATTTTGCGAGAACGTTTGGGAGACTGCGATTATGAGGTATGGAGCAGCAGTAATTGGGCGGATTGGGTTCTGATTGAGGTAGTGGGTAGCAGGGAAAGTACACCGCCAAGATTCACTGAAATCCTGCCACTTCAACATCCTAAGGTAGATCAAGAATCAAAAGACTGTATGTTAGTTTTTCTTCCATATAACAACAATATATGTGTGGCTATTCGCTTGTTTAAGAGCTGGGAATATTCTGCGGAAGATTTAGTTACACTGTCGTCTCTGTTATACCCGTACTATTCGGAGGCTGTGGCGAGCAAGCATGAACGAGCATTGAATGAAATTATGAACAGCATTCGGGATGTGACTCAACTGCTGGATCTGAATGAGTTGCTGGGCCGGATTCTTGTAAGTGCTCTATCGGTTATTCCTTATGAATGCATTGGTGTTCTATGGAGATATGATCCTGCGATCGATGCGTTAACGGTCAAGGCCAGAGCAGGGGAGATGGGCGAGGGTATGCTGAGAATGAAGCTGAAGCCGGGTGAAGGGATTATCGGGAGCACGTTCAAACGAGGTACACCCAAGCTCTACAACAGTCTTTCCAACGTGGAAGACGACTTTGGTAACATGACATTGGAGAATAAATATCATCTGAATTCAGCGTACGATTTTCATAATATAGGTTCCATCATCTCAGTCCCCATCAAGGTGGAAGGTCAGCCGGATTGTGTTCTCATCGTGTATCAAAAAGGGAAAGTCCCTATATTTACCGAGTCGGATGTAAGGCTCCTGCAAAGCTTTGCCGATCAGGTCTCCATCGCGATTACGAATGCCAAGCTGTACGAGAGCCTGAGCAGACAAAATGAAACACTTATCAAGCGGGACGAAATCCATTCCTCACTCATGCGCCTGTCACTGCAAAATAAGGGAGCTGTCTCCATCGTAAGTGAATTGACTCGTGTCATTGGCGTGGCGCTTACCTTTGTGGATTTTATTGACAATGAATGGACCCCGAAACGGGGCAAGGTTATCCATGGCTGGAGTGTTGAAAAGCTGCGCAGCTTGTACGAATCGTTGCAGCACCCGGACTATCTGACATGGATCAAGGGTGAGGGCGAGCAGGCCCATCAATATTTATATCCAATCGCTTCGACCAATCAATGTCTCGGTTATCTCATCATTCAGATGAATACTTTACTGGAACCTTTGCAACTCGTCGCACTGGAACAGGGGAGTTCCATACTGGCACTTGAATTGATGCGCAAGCAGTCGTTAGCCGAGTTTTATTTCAAGAAAACCCAGCAGTTGTTTAACGATTTGAGACTGAGTCAGGCTTCAGAGGATTATTGGAATAAATCTGGAGAGATCGGGATAGGTCCTTCAACATCCATTGTCGTGGGTTTGATGGAGTTCGCGGATCAGGTCAATCCTTCGACGCTTAGTGTGTTATCTGTTCAACTGATTTCGTACTTGAGGGAGAAAATGCCCGCAGGGACGTTACCTATTGCCTTTGGCAATGAGCGAAGGGTAACCGTGCTGCTTATGATAAATGAATCGAACAAGCCGGGCATGCTGGAACAACAGTTCAGCTCTTTGTTACCTGGTTGGGAGAGTCGAAACCACGTAAAACTGTTTGGAGGATTAAGTTCTGTAAGGTCTGGAGTAGATGCAATTAATACGGGCTATCAGGAAGCGGATAAGGCACTTGCGTATCAGAAGACCAGGGGAGAAAAGGGTATGATCCGTTATACAGACATCGGCGTAAATCGTCTGTTTATTCGGCAATCTGCTGAGGATCTGAGTGCTTTTATCGCGGAGGTATTTGAGCCGCTGAGGCCTGCCAAAGGGCAGGCCGGCGGACTTGAGGAAACACTGATGACGTACATGGCTTGCGGAGGATCGGCAGTTCAGGCTGCAACCGCCCTTCATATTCACATCAATACACTATATCAGCGGATTCATAAAATCGAAGAGATTCTAGGCATGTCCCTGAATAACCAGGAGCATATGCTCCATTTGCAGCTGGCTTGTTATCTCCGACAGACCTATCGTACTTAA
- a CDS encoding ABC transporter substrate-binding protein, with translation MNTDRSNQRGFKPHLKAGILLMLLLILVAGCAKAEQTSTGESTSAASESTESSSSTPSSDSEATSTVTRTVEGIKGPVDIPAEPKRIAGLTYAYADHLVALGMKPYAMVTQVGQEMPAYLKDKLEGVVPLGSVNEFNKEALLDTEPDLILSNEVLVDEYDAISAIGPVYMSSYFSNSLEWFKDTAKVLGKEKEADEIVSQLYQKAKDLGTKVAASDAADDTILIFRLTDKQIQVFAPSDKSPDAFYSPNLLYDIAGLHAPDLAKAGIVMNEVIENVSLELLPELNPDRIFMIISGSEADNEQALTKLRDNAVWKGLKAVKRNQVYLVDNTVWVAGFGPIAYGQVLDEVEQALLGN, from the coding sequence ATGAATACAGATCGAAGTAACCAACGAGGATTTAAACCCCATTTGAAGGCAGGCATCCTACTAATGCTGCTGCTTATTCTGGTCGCCGGGTGCGCCAAGGCCGAACAGACCTCTACGGGAGAATCCACTTCCGCAGCCAGTGAGTCTACAGAGAGCAGCAGTAGTACTCCATCGTCGGATAGTGAAGCAACCAGTACGGTGACACGCACCGTTGAAGGTATTAAAGGTCCTGTTGATATTCCTGCTGAACCCAAGCGGATCGCTGGCTTGACCTATGCGTATGCCGATCACCTCGTGGCATTGGGCATGAAACCATATGCCATGGTGACCCAAGTCGGTCAGGAGATGCCTGCCTATCTGAAGGACAAGCTCGAAGGCGTCGTACCGCTTGGTTCTGTCAATGAATTCAACAAGGAAGCACTTCTGGACACAGAGCCGGATCTCATTCTGTCCAATGAGGTACTTGTTGATGAATACGACGCGATCAGTGCCATTGGACCGGTCTATATGAGCAGTTACTTCAGCAATTCGCTTGAATGGTTCAAGGACACAGCCAAAGTATTAGGCAAAGAAAAAGAGGCAGACGAAATCGTGAGTCAGCTGTATCAAAAGGCGAAGGATCTGGGCACCAAGGTTGCTGCCAGCGATGCCGCAGATGATACCATTCTGATTTTTCGTTTGACTGATAAGCAGATTCAGGTATTTGCCCCAAGTGACAAATCACCCGATGCCTTCTATTCTCCGAACCTGCTGTACGATATCGCCGGACTCCATGCACCTGATCTTGCCAAAGCAGGCATCGTCATGAATGAAGTTATTGAAAATGTGTCGCTCGAATTGCTGCCCGAACTGAATCCGGATCGTATTTTCATGATCATCTCCGGCAGTGAAGCAGATAACGAACAAGCGCTCACCAAGCTGCGTGACAATGCGGTCTGGAAAGGCTTGAAGGCTGTGAAGAGAAACCAGGTTTACCTGGTGGACAACACGGTCTGGGTAGCTGGATTTGGACCGATTGCCTACGGTCAGGTTCTGGATGAAGTAGAACAAGCTTTGCTTGGAAACTAA
- a CDS encoding helix-turn-helix domain-containing protein gives MYNLTSIEHHTRLPSNGNPFTHTEGQLLLLLEDGEICLTVNRQHRDLKAGYFIFLQDGRQLQIRQTSADPLRIIALEIEGQISHVEEAEETLVLPPLFKHNRVGILQSHERELIKELHILWQDHNHWQRIRIQGQFLQWVADVGERLEATSDYDSASLVLDALRYMEQNYPTQITRQQLAERAGFSEGYYSRFFKKNVGKSPQEYLTDIRMHHAKRLLTRQQSSIQDVAAQVGYNNPLYFSRIFKKTVGLSPTVYIHSNPRQIRVAALNNQYTGHLLALGLEPCAATGPSFKAVTSLLDDTLFMKAYEGEAPDSTTLFRAEPDLILTSEYTHDTHVQQLHQIAPTRTIAFQSQDWRSQFLEIAEATGQNQQAYSWLDEYDEKSHQAAAHLRQQIGSASIVSLLVRSQDCFVAGYRHMGAVLYQDLQLCTPSLIHEQQSHYIAEDWKMDDLDADYIMLVFHPSVSEAERQRWLNSPWWKGREAVKRGRVYLDQMNYVLGSYNAFSHDLLLREIPARLRSQSCM, from the coding sequence ATGTACAATCTTACATCCATTGAGCACCACACCAGGCTGCCCTCTAACGGCAACCCGTTCACTCATACCGAAGGACAACTATTGTTGCTGCTGGAGGATGGAGAGATCTGTCTGACTGTGAATCGTCAGCATCGCGATCTTAAGGCAGGATATTTTATTTTTCTCCAGGATGGCAGGCAGCTGCAGATCAGGCAGACTTCCGCAGATCCATTACGCATTATCGCGTTGGAGATCGAGGGGCAAATCTCGCATGTAGAGGAGGCCGAAGAGACTCTTGTTCTGCCTCCCCTTTTTAAGCATAACCGTGTGGGTATTCTCCAATCCCATGAACGCGAGTTAATAAAAGAGCTGCATATTCTCTGGCAGGACCATAATCATTGGCAGCGGATTCGTATCCAAGGACAATTTCTGCAATGGGTCGCAGATGTAGGAGAGCGGCTTGAAGCCACCTCCGATTATGACTCGGCCAGTCTTGTACTGGACGCGCTGCGTTACATGGAGCAGAACTATCCGACGCAGATTACTCGCCAACAGCTTGCTGAACGGGCAGGTTTCTCCGAGGGGTACTACTCCCGTTTTTTCAAGAAAAACGTGGGTAAAAGTCCGCAGGAATATCTGACCGACATTCGAATGCATCACGCCAAACGGCTACTCACAAGGCAACAAAGCTCCATACAGGATGTAGCCGCCCAAGTGGGTTATAACAACCCGTTATACTTCAGTCGCATATTCAAAAAAACCGTGGGCCTCTCGCCCACCGTCTATATTCATTCGAATCCACGTCAGATCAGGGTGGCCGCTCTGAATAATCAATATACAGGGCATCTGCTGGCACTGGGACTTGAGCCTTGCGCCGCAACGGGTCCTTCTTTCAAAGCGGTAACCTCATTGCTGGATGATACCCTTTTTATGAAGGCCTATGAAGGTGAAGCGCCCGATTCAACTACACTGTTCCGGGCTGAACCGGATCTGATTCTGACCAGTGAATATACACACGATACACATGTTCAGCAGCTGCACCAGATAGCGCCTACACGGACGATTGCTTTTCAATCCCAGGACTGGCGCAGTCAGTTTCTTGAGATTGCCGAGGCTACCGGACAAAATCAACAAGCTTACAGCTGGCTGGATGAATATGATGAGAAATCCCATCAGGCTGCAGCCCATCTTCGTCAGCAGATCGGTTCTGCTTCCATCGTGTCATTACTCGTTCGAAGTCAGGATTGTTTTGTGGCCGGCTACCGCCATATGGGTGCGGTCCTGTATCAGGATCTGCAATTGTGCACTCCCTCCCTGATCCATGAACAGCAGAGCCATTATATTGCTGAGGATTGGAAGATGGACGATCTGGACGCCGATTACATCATGCTGGTGTTCCACCCTTCGGTCAGTGAGGCCGAGCGGCAGAGATGGTTGAACTCACCCTGGTGGAAAGGGCGAGAAGCGGTGAAGAGGGGGCGGGTTTATTTGGATCAGATGAATTATGTACTCGGCAGCTATAATGCCTTCTCGCATGATCTGTTATTACGGGAAATTCCCGCGCGCCTTCGGTCACAATCATGCATGTGA